A single window of Nicotiana tomentosiformis chromosome 1, ASM39032v3, whole genome shotgun sequence DNA harbors:
- the LOC138891687 gene encoding uncharacterized protein — MTSPKIQKDIVSACTQETVKAIINDLDGNYFEILVDESKDISHHEKMSLALLYVDKKGQVNEPFIGLVRVGDTSAKSLKEAILSLLMKHSLSPSKIRGQGYDGASNMQEKINGLKALILQETPSAHCIHYFAHQLQLTLIAVAKKYKEVETFFAIVANVLNVIGVSFKRRDKLRDHQAELLEQLLESGEVQSGKGLNQELGLQRPVTLVGLQAEAFLSKINSFEFVFMLHLMLKDRLQQMRNEGWKSLIEEVSLFCAKHDILVPNMEEFYIPEKSKRRPSSVTYSHHLRVELFYTVIDLQLQEFNSRFDIVSGNLLLGMASLNPANSFANFDKERIMTLAKYYPDEFGELKLQDLSHQLDTFILHMKHGDPRFSDLKEIGDLAKALVEANLVEAYSLVKLTLILPVATATVERAFSSMKYIKDELRSNIGDAFLNDCLVCYFEKEVFANVTNDAIIDHFQSMRTRRVQV, encoded by the exons ATGACTTCGCCAAAAATTCAAAAGGACATTGTGAGTGCTTGTACACAAGAAACCGTGAAAGCTATAATCAATGATTTAGATGGGAATTATTTCGAGATATTAGTTGATGAGTCCAAGGATATTTCACACCATGAAAAAATGTCCCTTGCTTTGCTGTATGTTGACAAAAAAGGTCAAGTGAACGAGCCATTTATTGGTCTTGTTCGTGTTGGTGATACCTCTGCAAAATCGTTGAAGGAAGCAATACTTTCTTTGCTTATGAAACACTCATTAAGTCCATCCAAAATACGTGGACAAGGGTATGATGGAGCTAGTAATATGCAAGAAAAAATAAATGGTCTTAAAGCTTTAATTTTGCAAGAAACTCCTTCGGCACATTGCATTCATTATTTTGCTCATCAATTACAGTTGACGCTTATAGCGGTTGCTAAAAAATATAAGGAGGTGGAAACTTTCTTTGCTATAGTTGCTAATGTGTTGAATGTGATTGGAGTATCCTTTAAACGTAGAGATAAACTTCGGGACCATCAAGCAGAATTATTGGAGCAGTTGCTAGAGAGTGGTGAAGTTCAAAGTGGGAAAGGATTAAATCAAGAACTAGGGCTTCAAAGGCCAGTGACACTCGTTGG ATTGCAAGCAGAAGCCTTTTTGAGTAAAATCAATTCATTTGAATTTGTGTTCATGCTTCACTTGATGTTGAAG GATAGGttgcaacaaatgagaaatgaaGGATGGAAATCATTAATAGAGGAAGTCTCTTTGTTTTGTGCTAAACATGACATTTTAGTGCccaatatggaagaattctaTATTCCTGAAAAGTCGAAGCGTAGGCCTTCTAGTGTTACTTATTCACATCACTTACGTGTTGAGCTTTTTTACACAGTGATTGATTTGCAACTTCAGGAGTTTAAcagtcgttttgatattgttagtgGTAACTTGCTTCTTGGTATGGCTAGCTTGAATCCAGCTAATTCGTTTGCTAATTTTGATAAGGAAAGAATAATGACATTGGCCAAGTATTATCCAGATGAGTTTGGTGAATTGAAGCTTCAAGATCTTAGTCACCAACTTGATACTTTCATATTGCACATGAAACATGGTGACCCTAGATTCTCGGATTTGAAAGAAATTGGTGATTTGGCAAAAGCGTTGGTTGAAGCAAATCTTGTGGAGGCATATTCACTTGTAAAGTTGACTCTAATTTTACCTGTCGCGACTGCAACGGTAGAAAGAGCATTCTCATCCATGAAGTACATCAAAGATGAATTGCGTAGTAATATTGGTGATGCATTTTTAAATGATTGTTTAGTTTGTTACTTTGAAAAAGAAGTATTTGCAAATGTAACTAATGATGCTATTATTGACCATTTTCAGAGTATGAGAACGCGTCGAGTTCAAGTATAA
- the LOC138891689 gene encoding secreted RxLR effector protein 161-like, translating to MKDLGKKKLCLDLKIEHLVDGIFVHQSAYIEKVLKRFYMDGAHPLSTPMVVRSLDMNKDSFRPQEKNEELFSPEVPYLSAIVALMYLVNTTRPDITFSVNVLARYSSTPTMRHWNGIKHILRHLKGTTNMCLFYENDCNLDLVGYADAGYLSDSDRARSQTGYVFTCGGTAISWRSTK from the coding sequence atgaaagatcttggaaagaaaaAATTATGTCTTGATTTGAAAATTGAACATTTGGTAGAcgggatttttgttcatcaatctgcctacatagaaaaggtattgaaacgatTTTAtatggatggagcacatccattaagtactccaatggttgttcgatcacttgatatGAATAAGGActcgttccgacctcaagaaaagaatgaagagctttttagtcctgaagtaccatatcttagtgcaattgttgcactaatgtatcttgttaacactacaaggcctgacataactttttcagttaatgtcttagcaagatatagctctactCCTACaatgagacattggaatggaatcaaacacatattgcggcatctaaaagggactaccaatATGTGCTTATTTTATGAAAATGATTGCAAtctcgatcttgttggttatgccgatgctggataTTTATCTGACTCGGATagggctcgatctcaaacaggctatgtgtttacatgtggaggcactgccatatcttggcgatcgactaagtaa
- the LOC104085672 gene encoding uncharacterized protein At4g22758-like, with protein MSSPRINRRGNEEKNRKGKLSEKSMSFHGQSSGSSSTSSELLRRPRTVPDLLAGVRTSAGDSPSAVNFRPMKLTKMLVNVTIQRSVGPVQVLISLETTVEDLIAAALRQYSKEGRRPVISSVDAADYDLHYSQFSLESLDRKEKLAALGSRNFFMCPKNVGATTSSLSCGKQADTSNKNIPLPWLKFMDFLP; from the exons ATGTCGTCTCCGAGAATTAACCGGAGAGGTAATGAAGAGAAGAATCGAAAAGGAAAGTTATCGGAAAAATCCATGTCGTTTCACGGACAAAGCTCGGGGAGCAGCAGCACGTCCTCGGAGCTATTACGGAGGCCGAGGACGGTGCCGGACTTGCTCGCCGGTGTTAGAACTTCCGCCGGTGACTCGCCGTCGGCGGTGAATTTCCGGCCGATGAAGTTGACGAAGATGCTGGTGAACGTGACGATTCAAAGGAGTGTTGGACCTGTACAGGTACTGATATCGTTGGAAACGACTGTAGAGGATCTCATCGCCGCCGCGCTACGGCAGTACTCGAAGGAAGGAAGGCGGCCAGTGATTTCCTCCGTTGACGCCGCCGATTACGATCTTCATTACTCGCAGTTCAGCTTAGAAA GTTTGGACAGGAAGGAGAAGCTCGCTGCTTTGGGGTCAAGAAACTTTTTTATGTGTCCGAAAAACGTTGGCGCAACGACGTCGTCTTTAAGCTGTGGAAAACAAGCTGATACATCTAACAAGAATATTCCTTTGCCATGGCTCAAATTCATGGATTTCTTGCCGTGA